In Eschrichtius robustus isolate mEscRob2 chromosome 2, mEscRob2.pri, whole genome shotgun sequence, a single window of DNA contains:
- the LOC137755293 gene encoding LOW QUALITY PROTEIN: protocadherin alpha-5-like (The sequence of the model RefSeq protein was modified relative to this genomic sequence to represent the inferred CDS: inserted 4 bases in 3 codons; deleted 2 bases in 2 codons; substituted 1 base at 1 genomic stop codon), which yields MVYSQRRCPAPRRLLLSLLLLAAWEAGRGQVHXSVPEEAKHGTVVGHIAQDLGLELAKLVLRLFRVASKGRRDLLEVNLQNGILFVNSWIDREELCGRSAECSIHLEVIVDRPLQVFHVEVEMKDVNDNPPRFLRQEKTLFXESRIADSRFPLEGASDMDIGRNAELRYKLQANEYFDLDVKTNEEETNFLELVLKKPVGREETQEHRLLLIAIDGGKPELTGTVQLLINVLDANDDAPEFDKSIYNVRILENAPNXACLLNASDADESINKEVVYLFSNLVDNVKSKFVINANSGDITVQGRKLDYEDCNLYEINIDAVDKSPFPLTXHCKVIVKILDENDNTPEIVITSLSLPMQEDAQLGTVIALISLSDHDSGANGQVTCTLTPHVPFKLVSTFKNYYSLVLVSALDRESVMNYEVVVTARDRGSPSLSTTASVSVEVADVNDNAPAFAQPEYTVLVKENNPPGCHIFTVSARDADAQENALVSYSLVERRVGERALSSYVSVHAESGKVYALQPLDHEELELLQFQVSARDAGVPPLGSNVTLQVFVLDENDNAPALLLPGPGGGAGALSQLVARSVSAGHVVAKVRAVDADSGYNAWLSYELQPAAGGARSPFRVGLYTGEISTTRALDEADAPRQRLLVLVKDHGEPALTATATVLLSLEDSGQAPKASSRASTGAAGAEAALVDVNVYLIIAICAVSSLLVLTLLLYAALRCSAPPSEGACGPGQATLVCSSAVGSWSYSQQRRQRVCSGEGPPKADLMAFNPSLPQGPISTDTVSLKNLTAIFRHVFNMKYLILFSIFSFYFKLWLYK from the exons ATGGTATATTCCCAGAGAAGATGTCCGGCACCCCGGCGCCTGCTGCTCTCGCTTCTGCTCCTCGcagcctgggaggctgggagaggcCAGGTGCACTAGTCGGTCCCTGAGGAGGCCAAACACGGCACCGTCGTGGGCCACATCGCCCAGGACCTGGGGCTGGAGCTGGCGAAGCTGGTGCTGCGCCTGTTCCGGGTGGCATCCAAAGGCCGTAGGGACCTTCTGGAGGTAAATCTGCAGAATGGCATTTTGTTTGTGAATTCTTGGATCGACCGGGAGGAGCTGTGCGGGCGGAGCGCGGAGTGCAGCATCCACCTGGAGGTGATCGTGGACCGGCCGCTGCAGGTGTTCCATGTGGAGGTGGAGATGAAGGACGTTAATGACAACCCCCCAAGGTTCTTGCGACAAGAAAAAACACTAT TAGAATCAAGAATAGCGGATTCTCGGTTTCCGCTAGAGGGCGCATCTGATATGGATATCGGAAGAAACGCAGAACTGAGATACAAGTTACAAGCTAATGAATAT TTTGACTTGGATgttaaaacaaatgaagaggaaacaaacTTTTTAGAGTTAGTTTTGAAGAAACCAGTAGGTAGGGAAGAAACGCAAGAACATCGTTTATTGCTGATTGCAATTGATGGAGGAAAACCTGAACTAACAGGTACAGTTCAGTTATTGATCAATGTATTGGATGCGAATGATGATGCCCCGGAATTTGATAAATCAATTTATAATGTCAGAATACTGGAAAATGCACCGAA TGCATGCCTGCTGAATGCCTCAGATGCAGATGAGAGCATTAATAAGGAAGTAGTGTACCTCTTTAGTAATCTTGTTGACAATGTAAAATCTAAATTTGTGATCAATGCTAATAGTGGGGATATAACAGTTCAGGGA AGAAAACTGGATTATGAAGACTgtaatttatatgaaattaatATTGATGCTGTTGATAAAAGTCCATTCCCATTAA GACACTGCAAAGTGATAGTGAAAATCCTGGATGAGAATGATAATACCCCAGAGATAGTCATAACATCCCTATCTCTGCCTATGCAAGAGGACGCCCAACTGGGCACTGTCATCGCCCTGATCAGTCTGTCAGACCACGACTCCGGTGCCAATGGGCAGGTGACTTGCACCCTGACGCCTCATGTCCCCTTCAAGCTGGTGTCCACCTTCAAGAATTACTATTCATTGGTTCTGGTCAGCGCCTTGGATCGCGAGAGTGTGATGAACTATGAGGTGGTGGTGACTGCGAGGGACCGGGGCTCGCCTTCGCTGTCGACCACGGCCAGCGTGTCCGTGGAGGTGGCCGACGTGAACGACAACGCGCCCGCGTTCGCGCAGCCCGAGTACACGGTGTTGGTGAAGGAGAACAACCCGCCCGGCTGCCACATCTTCACGGTGTCGGCGCGGGACGCGGACGCGCAGGAGAACGCGCTGGTGTCCTACTCGCTGGTGGAGCGGCGGGTGGGCGAGCGAGCGCTGTCGAGCTACGTGTCGGTGCACGCGGAGAGCGGCAAGGTGTACGCGCTGCAGCCGCTGGACCACGAGGAGCTGGAGCTGCTGCAGTTCCAGGTGAGCGCGCGCGACGCGGGCGTGCCGCCTCTGGGCAGCAACGTGACGCTGCAGGTGTTCGTGCTGGACGAGAACGACAACGCGCCGGCGCTGCTGCTGCCCGGGccgggcggcggggcgggcgcACTGAGCCAGCTGGTGGCTCGGTCGGTGAGCGCGGGCCACGTGGTGGCGAAAGTGCGCGCGGTGGACGCGGACTCGGGCTACAACGCGTGGCTGTCGTACGAGCTGCAGCCGGCGGCGGGTGGCGCGCGCAGCCCGTTCCGCGTGGGGCTGTACACGGGCGAAATTAGCACGACGCGCGCCCTGGACGAGGCGGACGCGCCGCGCCAGCGCCTGCTGGTGCTGGTGAAGGACCACGGCGAGCCGGCGCTGACGGCCACGGCCACCGTGCTGCTGTCGCTGGAGGACAGCGGCCAGGCGCCCAAGGCCTCTTCGCGGGCGTCGACGGGCGCCGCTGGCGCGGAGGCCGCTCTGGTGGATGTGAACGTGTACCTGATCATCGCCATCTGCGCGGTGTCCAGCCTGTTGGTGCTCACGCTGCTGCTGTACGCGGCGCTGCGGTGCTCGGCGCCGCCCAGCGAGGGCGCGTGCGGGCCCGGGCAGGCCACGCTGGTGTGCTCCAGCGCGGTGGGGAGCTGGTCTTACTCGCAGCAGAGGCGGCAGAGGGTGTGCTCTGGGGAGGGGCCGCCCAAGGCAGATCTCATGGCCTTCAACCCCAGCCTGCCTCAGGGTCCCATCTCTACGGACACCGTGAGTCTCAAAAATCTTACAGCAATTTTTCGTCATGTctttaatatgaaatatttaatattattctctatcttctctttttattttaaattatggctTTATAAGTAA
- the LOC137755300 gene encoding protocadherin alpha-6-like: MELNQQVFEMLITPEGRLRSRCLLLSLLLLVAWEAGSGQIHYSVPEEAKHGTFVGRIAQDLGLELAELVPRLFRVASKGRGDLLEVNLQNGILFVNSRIDREELCGRSAECSIHLEVIVDRPLQVFHVEVEVKDINDNPPVFPVKEQRVLIYESRLPDSLFPLEGASDADVGSNSVLTYKLSSNENFALDVKTNSDDTTQIALVLRKSLDREEAPEHNLFLMATDQGKPELTATAQLLVTVLDVNDNAPSFGQSEYEAKIFENSDNGTIVMRLNASDRDEGANGEFSYSFNSLVPPMVSNQFRIDPNTGEIVIQGNLDFENINLYKIRIDATDKGHPPMAGHCTILVKILDKNDNVPQIALTSLSLPVREDAHFGTVIALISVSDLDSGANGQVTCSLTPHVPFKLVSTFKNYYSLVLDSALDRESVSNYEVVVTARDGGSPSLSATASVSVEVSDVNDNAPTFAQPEYTVFVKENNPPGCHVFTVSARDADAQENALVSYSLVERRVGERALSSYVSVHAESGKVYALQPLDHEELELLQFQVSARDAGVPPLGSNVTLQVFVLDENDNAPALLLPGTGGGAGALSQRVARSVGAGHVVAKVRAVDADSGYNAWLSYELQPAAGGARSPFRVGLYTGEISTTRALDEGDAPRQRLLVLVKDHGEPALTATATVLLSLEDSGQAPKASSRASTGAAGAEAALVDVNVYLIIAICAVSSLLVLTLLLYAALRCSAPPSEGACGPGQATLVCSSAVGSWSYSQQRRQRVCSGEGPPKADLMAFSPSLPPFPGSENAGKLQDVDHCTEVGPFILILKYLRRNFIIL; this comes from the coding sequence ATGGAACTAAACCAGCAAGTATTTGAAATGCTTATTACACCTGAAGGCCGACTGAGATCCCGGTGTTTGCTTCTCTCGCTTCTGCTCCTTGTAGCCTGGGAAGCCGGGAGCGGCCAGATCCACTACTCCGTCCCGGAGGAGGCCAAACATGGCACCTTCGTGGGCCGCATCGCCCAGGACCTGGGGCTGGAGCTGGCGGAGCTGGTGCCGCGTCTGTTCCGGGTGGCGTCCAAAGGCCGCGGGGACCTTCTGGAGGTAAATCTGCAGAATGGCATTTTGTTTGTGAATTCTCGGATCGACCGGGAGGAGCTGTGCGGGCGGAGCGCGGAGTGCAGTATCCACCTGGAGGTGATCGTGGACCGGCCGCTGCAGGTGTTCCATGTGGAAGTGGAGGTGAAGGACATTAACGACAACCCGCCTGTGTTCCCGGTAAAGGAACAAAGAGTGTTGATTTACGAATCTAGGCTGCCAGATTCGTTGTTTCCACTAGAGGGCGCGTCGGATGCAGATGTGGGCTCAAATTCTGTCTTAACCTACAAGCTCAGTTCCAACGAAAACTTCGCGTTAGATGtgaaaacaaacagtgatgacaCTACACAAATTGCGCTCGTGTTAAGGAAATCGTTGGACAGAGAGGAAGCGCCCGAACATAACTTATTCCTCATGGCCACTGACCAAGGCAAACCTGAGCTCACTGCCACTGCTCAGCTGCTGGTCACCGTACTGGATGTGAATGACAATGCTCCCAGTTTTGGACAGTCTGAGTATgaagcaaaaatatttgaaaactcagATAACGGAACAATAGTTATGAGACTGAATGCTTCTGATAGGGATGAAGGAGCGAATGGGGAGTTTTCATACTCTTTTAATAGTCTTGTTCCACCCATGGTTAGTAACCAGTTTAGAATAGATCCAAATACTGGAGAAATAGTAATTCAAGGGAATttagattttgaaaatataaatttatacaaaATCCGTATTGATGCGACAGACAAAGGCCACCCTCCCATGGCTGGTCATTGCACCATCTTGGTGAAAATTTTGGATAAAAATGATAATGTTCCTCAGATTGCACTGACTTCCTTATCCTTGCCTGTCCGAGAGGACGCTCATTTCGGCACTGTCATTGCCCTAATTAGCGTGTCCGATCTCGACTCAGGTGCCAACGGGCAGGTGACCTGCTCTCTGACGCCCCATGTTCCCTTCAAACTAGTGTCCACCTTCAAGAATTACTATTCATTGGTTCTGGACAGCGCCTTGGATCGCGAGAGTGTGTCGAACTATGAGGTGGTGGTTACAGCGCGGGACGGGGGCTCGCCTTCCCTGTCGGCCACAGCCAGCGTGTCCGTGGAGGTGTCCGACGTGAACGACAACGCGCCTACGTTCGCGCAGCCCGAGTACACGGTGTTCGTGAAGGAGAACAACCCGCCCGGCTGCCACGTCTTCACGGTGTCGGCGCGGGACGCGGACGCGCAGGAGAACGCGCTGGTGTCTTACTCGCTGGTGGAGCGGCGGGTGGGAGAGCGAGCGCTGTCGAGCTACGTGTCGGTGCACGCGGAGAGCGGCAAGGTGTACGCGCTGCAGCCGCTGGACCACGAGGAGCTGGAGCTGCTGCAGTTCCAGGTGAGCGCGCGCGACGCGGGCGTGCCGCCTCTGGGCAGCAACGTGACGCTGCAGGTGTTCGTGCTGGACGAGAACGACAACGCGCCGGCCCTGCTGCTGCCCGGGAcgggcggcggggcgggcgcgCTGAGCCAGCGGGTGGCTCGGTCGGTGGGCGCGGGCCACGTGGTGGCGAAGGTGCGCGCGGTGGACGCGGACTCGGGCTACAACGCGTGGCTGTCGTACGAGCTGCAGCCGGCGGCGGGTGGCGCGCGCAGCCCGTTCCGCGTGGGGCTGTACACGGGCGAGATCAGCACGACGCGCGCCCTGGACGAGGGGGACGCGCCGCGCCAGCGCCTGCTGGTGCTGGTGAAGGACCACGGCGAGCCGGCGCTGACGGCCACGGCCACCGTGCTGCTGTCGCTGGAGGACAGCGGCCAGGCGCCCAAGGCCTCTTCGCGGGCGTCGACGGGCGCCGCTGGCGCGGAGGCCGCTCTGGTGGATGTGAACGTGTACCTGATCATCGCCATCTGCGCGGTGTCCAGCCTGTTGGTGCTCACGCTGCTGCTGTACGCGGCGCTGCGGTGCTCGGCGCCGCCCAGCGAGGGCGCGTGCGGGCCCGGGCAGGCCACGCTGGTGTGCTCCAGCGCGGTGGGGAGCTGGTCTTACTCGCAGCAGAGGCGGCAGAGGGTGTGCTCTGGGGAGGGGCCGCCCAAGGCAGATCTCATGGCCTTCAGCCCCAGCCTGCCTCCGTTCCCAGGTTCAGAGAACGCGGGCAAACTGCAAGATGTTGATCATTGCACGGAGGTAGGTCCATTTATactgatattaaaatatttaagacgaaattttataattttatag